Proteins co-encoded in one Clostridiales bacterium genomic window:
- a CDS encoding ribonuclease HI family protein, which translates to MSEGRPACVIYTDGGARGNPGLAGAGWVLVGETGKALSSGGKFLGVATNNVAEYHGVICGLTAALAAGCVSVEVRSDSELIVRQMTGRYRVKNENLKPLFLEASALASRFTRVRFTHVRREDNRDADQMANDAMDAEADVGDAPGDARGPQGTLF; encoded by the coding sequence ATGAGTGAGGGCCGTCCAGCTTGCGTCATCTACACTGACGGCGGTGCGCGGGGCAACCCAGGCTTGGCCGGGGCGGGGTGGGTCCTGGTGGGCGAGACGGGAAAAGCGCTGTCTTCGGGCGGGAAATTTCTCGGCGTGGCGACCAACAACGTAGCGGAATACCACGGCGTCATCTGCGGTCTGACCGCCGCGCTGGCTGCGGGATGCGTTTCGGTCGAGGTGCGCTCGGACAGCGAACTCATCGTACGGCAGATGACCGGCCGCTATCGAGTCAAGAACGAGAACCTCAAGCCTCTCTTCTTAGAGGCTTCGGCTCTCGCCTCACGGTTTACACGCGTGCGGTTCACGCACGTGCGTCGCGAGGACAACCGTGACGCGGACCAAATGGCAAACGACGCCATGGATGCCGAGGCGGACGTGGGTGACGCGCCCGGCGATGCTCGCGGACCACAAGGAACGCTCTTCTGA
- the queD gene encoding 6-carboxytetrahydropterin synthase QueD, with protein sequence MYELTVKGHFDAAHALYGYPGECRELHGHTWDVEVCVRGEHLDEVGIVYDFKRLKSDLASVLEPYDHAYLNEVTPFDTLNPTAENLARVVFEALSARVGPEVTVTEVAVWESPVAKIVYRR encoded by the coding sequence GTGTACGAGCTCACCGTCAAGGGGCACTTCGACGCGGCTCACGCGCTTTACGGGTACCCGGGAGAGTGCCGTGAGCTCCATGGTCACACGTGGGACGTCGAAGTCTGCGTGCGGGGCGAACACCTCGATGAGGTTGGTATTGTCTACGACTTCAAGCGCCTGAAGAGCGATCTCGCTTCGGTGCTCGAGCCGTATGACCACGCGTACCTAAACGAAGTCACGCCGTTTGACACTCTCAATCCCACAGCGGAAAACCTCGCGCGAGTCGTATTCGAGGCGCTCAGTGCGCGTGTGGGTCCGGAGGTGACCGTCACGGAGGTGGCGGTGTGGGAGTCTCCGGTCGCGAAAATCGTGTACCGGAGGTAA
- a CDS encoding metal-dependent transcriptional regulator has protein sequence MPTPTLEEYLEVIYKLSERGQVRPTPIAEQLGVSGPTVTATLKRLESRGLITRSNGGVVLTGEGTTIAVDIIRRHRIAERFLVDVLGIKWDDAHEDACALEHALSPRVLHALQEFLDSPEFCPHGHPIPDALGAIKKVEGRLLSDVDRGGATRILQVPEDDDAMLTYLGSIGMYPGTEVIVSEVAPFKGPLLVEVNGVTHALGRDVAERIVVELATGRP, from the coding sequence ATGCCTACCCCGACACTCGAAGAGTACCTCGAAGTCATCTACAAGCTATCAGAGCGCGGTCAGGTCCGCCCGACCCCCATCGCCGAGCAACTCGGCGTCTCCGGACCGACGGTGACCGCGACCCTGAAGCGACTGGAATCGCGTGGACTGATCACCCGGTCAAACGGCGGAGTCGTACTTACCGGCGAAGGTACCACAATCGCGGTCGACATCATACGAAGGCACCGTATCGCTGAGAGGTTTCTCGTCGACGTGCTAGGTATCAAGTGGGACGACGCTCACGAAGACGCATGCGCGCTCGAGCACGCGCTCTCACCGCGGGTATTGCACGCATTGCAAGAGTTTCTCGACAGTCCCGAGTTCTGTCCGCACGGTCACCCCATTCCGGACGCGCTCGGCGCAATCAAGAAGGTTGAAGGGCGCCTGCTGAGCGATGTTGACCGCGGTGGCGCCACACGTATTCTCCAAGTTCCGGAAGACGATGATGCGATGCTCACGTACCTGGGCTCCATCGGCATGTATCCGGGAACCGAGGTGATCGTGAGCGAGGTCGCGCCGTTTAAGGGACCGCTGCTCGTCGAGGTAAATGGGGTCACTCACGCACTGGGACGCGATGTCGCCGAGCGGATCGTGGTGGAGCTGGCTACCGGCCGCCCGTAA
- a CDS encoding beta-lactamase family protein gives MKGASESAPLESKLGRLAARYDARSDTNDVRFALSSPSHNFDWQWESTGSPEQYFIASTTKLYVTALVMQLRNESSVDLDVPVVTYVGDSLMSGIHVLNGVDSSGVITLRQLLSHTSGIADYFEQRRGDGSSQITHALREDFSWTLDDVLRITRSELIPRFAPGTPGKAFYSDTNFQILGAVIEAVTGCSYEEALFERILSPLGLSDTYPFTRETIDRYDSVAAMLHGACLVRIPKAMASVRADGGMVSTAGDGLVFLRAFMRGHLFPVEYLDEMQQRWTPIFPPLEYGVGLMRFALPRYYTIFRKVPFMVGHSGASGAVLFYVPKLDLYVSGTINQIKKRSLSYNLMVRMVLSCEDAWQA, from the coding sequence ATGAAGGGCGCCAGTGAGAGTGCGCCGCTTGAATCGAAGCTCGGTAGGCTTGCCGCTCGCTATGACGCTCGAAGCGACACGAACGATGTGCGGTTCGCACTTTCCTCGCCAAGTCATAACTTCGACTGGCAGTGGGAATCAACTGGCTCTCCTGAGCAGTACTTCATCGCGAGCACCACGAAGCTCTATGTGACCGCGCTTGTCATGCAGCTGCGCAACGAGAGTTCGGTTGATCTCGACGTACCGGTGGTCACGTACGTTGGCGATTCACTGATGAGCGGCATCCATGTCCTGAATGGGGTCGATTCGAGCGGTGTGATCACGCTTCGCCAGCTGCTGAGCCATACCTCGGGTATCGCGGATTACTTCGAGCAACGAAGGGGAGACGGTTCCAGCCAGATTACTCACGCGTTGCGCGAGGACTTCTCGTGGACGCTCGACGATGTCTTGCGAATCACGAGGAGCGAACTGATCCCGCGGTTTGCACCTGGAACTCCTGGTAAGGCCTTTTACTCGGACACCAACTTCCAGATTCTTGGCGCTGTAATCGAGGCAGTCACTGGTTGCAGCTACGAGGAGGCGCTCTTTGAGCGCATCCTCAGTCCGCTAGGGCTAAGCGACACCTACCCCTTCACCCGCGAAACCATCGATCGATATGACAGTGTGGCCGCGATGTTGCACGGCGCGTGCCTGGTGCGGATCCCCAAGGCGATGGCGTCGGTTCGCGCTGACGGAGGCATGGTTTCGACCGCCGGAGACGGCCTCGTCTTTTTGCGTGCGTTCATGCGCGGACATCTGTTCCCAGTCGAGTACCTTGATGAGATGCAGCAGCGATGGACCCCGATATTCCCCCCGCTCGAGTACGGCGTGGGCCTCATGCGGTTCGCTCTCCCGCGCTACTACACGATCTTTCGGAAGGTGCCGTTTATGGTGGGGCACTCAGGGGCATCCGGCGCGGTACTGTTCTACGTTCCGAAGCTCGATCTATACGTGTCAGGGACGATCAACCAGATCAAGAAGCGCAGCCTGTCGTACAACCTAATGGTCAGGATGGTCCTGAGCTGTGAGGATGCGTGGCAAGCGTAG
- a CDS encoding OFA family MFS transporter translates to MSVSQAEAATPTPVLVAPTYVLSRWTIPVAGLLLTLMGGIAYAWGVFIVPLETQFGWVRAQAALPVSIYLAVFSISMIVGGILQDRHGPRKVAATGGALFLVGYLLASQVGAVASPWWLVFTYGVIGGFGCGLAYCVAVPTIRKWFPDRPGFPITLGLVGFGIASVIFAPWITRLIGTVGIENTFLLLGIVTSTVTFFAAWLMRLPAPDWTPTTTQSNASKVNGGVNILASRSETTLKDALRTPLFYLLWLGFAAIIFGGLMAMTHVTPYGKLIGLEPADAALAMVFFGLANGFGRPIAGLVAERFGPVNVMLVTYVVTAATYLAFNTVATNAVTLYACAFVLGIGFAVTLGLFPVLATVSFGAKNLGAVYGGIFTAFGVSAFFGPMTGALLYDRAGTYIVPFAVAGTFTIVGWLLCLVAFKLKYRLP, encoded by the coding sequence ATGTCTGTCTCTCAAGCCGAGGCCGCGACGCCAACACCCGTTCTCGTCGCTCCTACGTATGTACTCTCCCGGTGGACGATTCCCGTCGCTGGCCTGCTTCTGACTTTGATGGGTGGGATTGCATACGCGTGGGGCGTCTTCATCGTCCCGCTGGAGACACAGTTTGGCTGGGTTCGTGCGCAGGCGGCGCTGCCCGTCTCGATCTATCTGGCCGTGTTCAGTATATCGATGATCGTCGGCGGGATCCTTCAGGATCGGCACGGACCTCGTAAGGTCGCAGCAACAGGAGGTGCGCTGTTCCTGGTGGGATACCTGCTTGCCTCGCAGGTCGGCGCGGTTGCGTCCCCGTGGTGGCTGGTGTTTACGTATGGGGTCATCGGAGGATTTGGCTGCGGGCTCGCGTACTGTGTCGCGGTCCCCACCATCAGGAAGTGGTTCCCGGACCGGCCAGGGTTTCCGATCACGCTCGGACTTGTTGGATTCGGGATCGCGTCGGTTATTTTCGCTCCCTGGATCACGAGACTCATCGGTACCGTCGGGATAGAAAACACGTTCCTTCTCCTCGGGATCGTGACAAGCACGGTGACGTTCTTCGCCGCGTGGTTGATGAGGCTTCCGGCGCCTGACTGGACGCCAACGACCACACAGAGCAATGCTTCGAAGGTCAACGGCGGAGTAAACATCCTCGCGTCCCGCTCGGAGACAACCCTTAAAGATGCCCTCCGGACGCCGCTGTTCTACCTGTTGTGGCTCGGCTTCGCCGCCATCATCTTCGGTGGGCTCATGGCGATGACGCACGTGACGCCGTATGGAAAGCTCATCGGTCTTGAGCCAGCTGACGCTGCGCTCGCCATGGTGTTCTTTGGTCTCGCAAACGGGTTTGGCAGGCCAATCGCGGGTCTGGTCGCGGAGCGGTTTGGCCCTGTCAACGTGATGCTTGTGACCTATGTCGTGACCGCCGCGACCTACCTGGCTTTCAACACCGTCGCGACGAACGCCGTCACGCTGTACGCATGCGCGTTCGTGCTCGGTATCGGGTTTGCCGTCACGCTAGGCCTCTTTCCCGTCCTCGCGACTGTGTCGTTCGGGGCGAAGAACCTCGGGGCCGTGTATGGAGGAATCTTCACGGCGTTCGGTGTTTCAGCGTTCTTTGGTCCGATGACAGGAGCGCTTCTCTACGACAGGGCGGGGACGTATATCGTCCCGTTCGCGGTCGCAGGAACGTTCACCATCGTAGGGTGGCTGTTGTGCCTGGTCGCCTTCAAGCTGAAGTACCGCTTGCCGTAG
- a CDS encoding DNA polymerase III subunit alpha: protein MSGSSFTHLHVHSHFSFGDGAASIDALVGRAAELGFDALALTDHQGLSGAIRFYQAARAAGIRPIIGAEVVVETAGIAGVGTGATECDLPPRERLAYPPPAGFGRGAGYGGFHITLLARDITGYRSLCRLLSRAHVRAQNEPSLVTLDDLARHSAGLIGMSGCPGGEVGSAVLADGSGRARARAALERLAACFEPGAFYVELMHLLAPDSPRYLSALSSLAESCGLPVVATNNVHYLTPAGHRIHDVLASASSRSVLPGPLQRSNAELWLKPAAEMRRLFAGREHACDATLEIAERCDLDLGLGEFHFPAADLPAGVTAASALARRSHEGLSWRYRPGDGEAHARLVRELAIIDELGFSEYFLIVDEIVRFAKERGIRCSGRGSAGDSIVSYVLGITDADPVAYDLLFERFLNPARRQMPDIDVDFDSARRDEVIDFIYRRFGTEHVAMVATVNTMTARSAVRTAARAFGHPLAEVNAFSRHLPWVAARHLREVLATYPECANHPLRETRHARIVEIAEQLDACPMHLGTHLGGFIITREPTCTWTPLQWAAKGVVVSQYDKDDIEALGLVKMDILGLRMHSAISEAVELARARVGEEAVPEPFELTPNDPRVYDLIARADTVGVFQLESSGQRNLNTRLRAERFDDIVAAISLFRPGPLEAEMITPFIRRRHGIEPVTVPHPAMAKPLADSYGVIIYQEQVLLVARVVAGFDLAEADSLRRAMTKGRSRAEMVQIRGHFIDRALGCGVAFDVAEEVFRQLEGFAAYGFNKAHAACFAIVSYASAWLRTYFPAELACAILNNEPMGFYTPRLVVNDARRHGIGLLAPHVNSSAARYAVERDGAAIRVGLRDIHEMSARLLSAIERERAVRPFRDLGDFLRRTRATLSEAESLVRVGALDGLGVSEHGTPPGRDEMLALLPELKATVARESGAADDVLLLAPGPSRPIEDPAHVSGWSPVRRLSAELELLGLSLTCHPLEIAESDLHARGVTFARDLPATPDRTRVRVCGVRERAQTPRTRSGRRTCFLTLEDATGLLDIVIFEDVLDKAGETIVKHRCYLIEGVLQNNPERGLAIVAKTVVPYVVRTAAGDPVRLRRGVPSGPMGPALGGAGAPEEDSWEAAG, encoded by the coding sequence GTGAGCGGCTCTTCCTTCACGCATCTGCACGTGCATTCGCACTTCAGCTTTGGCGACGGAGCGGCGTCGATCGACGCGCTCGTAGGTCGCGCCGCCGAGCTGGGCTTCGACGCGCTCGCGCTCACCGACCACCAAGGGCTTTCCGGCGCCATCCGTTTCTACCAGGCGGCGCGCGCCGCGGGCATCCGTCCCATCATCGGCGCGGAGGTGGTCGTCGAGACGGCAGGCATCGCCGGTGTGGGCACGGGCGCCACCGAGTGCGACCTGCCGCCCCGCGAGCGGCTCGCGTACCCGCCGCCTGCGGGCTTCGGGCGGGGTGCGGGCTACGGCGGCTTCCACATCACGCTGCTCGCGCGCGACATCACCGGCTACCGCTCGCTTTGCCGCCTGCTCTCCCGCGCACATGTACGGGCACAAAACGAGCCTAGTCTCGTCACCCTCGATGACCTCGCGCGCCACTCAGCGGGGCTCATCGGCATGAGCGGGTGTCCCGGCGGCGAGGTGGGCTCCGCGGTGCTCGCGGACGGGAGCGGGCGGGCGCGTGCGCGGGCGGCACTCGAGCGCCTCGCGGCATGCTTCGAGCCCGGAGCGTTCTACGTCGAACTCATGCACCTGCTCGCACCCGACTCTCCGCGCTATCTCTCCGCGCTCTCCTCGCTCGCGGAGAGCTGCGGCCTGCCGGTGGTTGCTACCAACAACGTCCACTACCTCACTCCGGCTGGGCACCGCATCCACGACGTACTCGCCTCGGCCTCCTCGCGCAGCGTGCTGCCCGGGCCGCTTCAGCGGTCCAACGCGGAGCTGTGGCTCAAGCCCGCTGCCGAGATGCGCCGCCTGTTCGCCGGCCGCGAGCACGCGTGCGACGCCACGCTCGAAATCGCCGAGCGCTGCGATCTCGACTTAGGGCTCGGCGAGTTCCACTTCCCGGCGGCCGATCTCCCTGCGGGCGTGACGGCCGCCTCCGCGCTCGCCCGGCGCTCTCACGAGGGACTTTCCTGGCGCTACCGGCCCGGTGACGGTGAGGCGCACGCCCGGCTCGTCCGCGAACTGGCCATCATCGATGAGCTGGGCTTCTCGGAGTACTTCCTTATCGTCGATGAGATCGTGCGGTTCGCGAAAGAGCGCGGCATCCGCTGCTCGGGGCGGGGGAGCGCGGGCGACAGCATCGTCTCCTACGTGCTCGGCATCACCGACGCCGACCCGGTCGCCTACGACCTGCTCTTCGAGCGCTTCTTGAACCCCGCGCGCCGCCAGATGCCCGACATCGACGTGGACTTCGACTCGGCCAGGCGCGACGAGGTCATCGACTTTATCTACCGGCGCTTTGGCACCGAGCACGTCGCGATGGTCGCGACCGTCAACACCATGACGGCACGCAGCGCGGTGCGCACGGCCGCTCGCGCGTTTGGCCACCCGCTCGCCGAGGTCAACGCGTTCTCGCGGCACCTGCCGTGGGTCGCCGCGCGCCACCTGCGCGAAGTGCTCGCGACCTACCCCGAGTGCGCGAACCACCCACTTCGCGAAACACGCCACGCGCGTATCGTCGAAATCGCCGAACAGCTCGACGCGTGCCCGATGCACCTCGGCACCCATCTCGGCGGCTTCATCATCACGCGCGAGCCCACCTGCACGTGGACGCCGCTCCAGTGGGCGGCCAAAGGCGTGGTCGTCAGTCAGTACGATAAGGATGACATCGAGGCGCTCGGCCTCGTGAAGATGGATATCCTCGGTTTGCGCATGCACTCGGCGATCAGCGAGGCGGTCGAACTCGCCCGCGCGCGCGTCGGCGAGGAGGCCGTGCCCGAGCCCTTCGAGCTCACACCAAACGACCCGCGCGTCTACGACCTCATCGCGCGCGCCGACACCGTGGGCGTCTTCCAACTCGAGTCGAGCGGCCAGCGCAACCTCAACACGCGCCTGCGCGCGGAGCGTTTCGACGACATCGTCGCGGCGATCTCGCTCTTCCGCCCCGGTCCGCTTGAGGCCGAGATGATCACGCCGTTCATCCGCCGCCGGCACGGCATCGAGCCCGTCACCGTCCCGCACCCCGCGATGGCAAAGCCGCTCGCAGACTCCTACGGTGTCATCATCTACCAGGAGCAGGTGCTGCTCGTCGCGCGTGTCGTCGCCGGGTTCGACCTCGCCGAGGCGGACTCGCTTCGCCGCGCGATGACCAAGGGCCGCAGCCGCGCCGAGATGGTGCAGATCCGCGGCCACTTCATCGACCGCGCACTCGGATGCGGGGTCGCCTTCGACGTTGCCGAGGAGGTATTCCGCCAGCTCGAAGGGTTTGCCGCCTACGGTTTCAACAAGGCGCACGCGGCGTGCTTCGCGATCGTCTCGTACGCGAGCGCGTGGCTGCGCACCTACTTCCCAGCCGAGCTCGCGTGCGCAATCCTCAACAACGAACCGATGGGGTTCTACACGCCGCGACTCGTCGTCAACGACGCGCGCCGCCACGGGATCGGCCTGCTCGCGCCTCACGTGAACTCGTCTGCGGCCCGCTACGCGGTCGAGCGCGACGGTGCCGCCATCCGTGTGGGGCTGCGCGACATCCACGAGATGAGTGCGCGGCTGCTCTCAGCTATCGAGCGCGAGCGGGCGGTGCGACCCTTCCGTGACCTCGGCGACTTTCTGCGGCGCACACGCGCCACGCTCTCGGAGGCTGAGAGCCTCGTGCGCGTGGGGGCGCTCGACGGGCTCGGGGTCAGCGAGCACGGCACGCCACCCGGCCGCGACGAGATGCTCGCACTCCTGCCCGAGCTAAAAGCCACGGTCGCGCGCGAGAGCGGTGCCGCCGACGACGTCTTGCTCCTCGCGCCGGGACCGTCGCGCCCCATCGAGGATCCCGCGCACGTAAGCGGCTGGTCGCCGGTGCGGCGTCTCTCGGCGGAGCTTGAACTTCTCGGCCTGTCGCTCACGTGTCACCCGCTCGAAATCGCCGAAAGCGACCTTCACGCTCGGGGGGTGACGTTCGCGCGCGACCTGCCCGCGACACCCGACCGCACGCGTGTCCGCGTGTGCGGGGTGCGCGAGCGGGCGCAAACGCCGCGCACGCGCTCAGGCAGGCGCACGTGCTTTCTTACGCTCGAGGATGCCACCGGTCTGCTCGACATCGTCATCTTCGAGGATGTGCTCGACAAGGCGGGGGAGACGATCGTGAAACATCGCTGCTACCTCATCGAAGGCGTGCTCCAAAACAACCCGGAGCGCGGTCTGGCTATCGTCGCGAAGACGGTCGTGCCGTACGTCGTGCGCACCGCCGCAGGAGACCCTGTGCGCCTGCGGCGCGGCGTGCCGAGCGGTCCGATGGGTCCTGCGCTCGGCGGGGCGGGCGCGCCTGAAGAAGACTCGTGGGAAGCGGCGGGGTGA
- the dinB gene encoding DNA polymerase IV produces the protein MDETSTPWTGRAILHLDMDAFFAAVEQLDNPALRGMPVIVGGDPAGRGVVSTASYEARAFGVRSAMPASRAASLCPGAIWVKPRFGRYAELSEAVRRILEAETPYLEPASIDEAYADITPGRTGSHPVVVARRIQTAVERLGVTCSIGLATSKTVAKIASDHVKPRGLTIVAPGTESAFLAQLPVRALPGIGAVSAERLERAGVTTLGVLGALDQLTAGELLGSHGSTMVARATGVDDRPVAVRQGAKSVSNERTFAVDVREAAEIRSAIIALARKVSARLRRKTSAGRTVTLKVRYSDFTTRTAQRTLPVATADADEIVATALDLLSGVWSPGVGIRLLGVAVSGFETPSTQLDLLGEVVHHESRERERLARSIESVKERFGEDAIRSGRTIGGRPTP, from the coding sequence ATGGACGAGACGTCGACACCGTGGACAGGCCGAGCGATTCTTCACCTCGACATGGACGCGTTCTTCGCCGCCGTCGAGCAGCTCGACAATCCGGCTCTGCGTGGGATGCCCGTTATCGTGGGCGGCGACCCGGCTGGCCGGGGGGTTGTTTCGACCGCTTCGTACGAGGCGCGTGCCTTTGGGGTGCGCTCTGCGATGCCTGCCTCACGCGCCGCGTCGCTGTGTCCAGGGGCGATCTGGGTCAAACCACGATTCGGGCGCTACGCGGAGCTATCCGAAGCGGTGCGTCGCATTCTCGAAGCCGAGACGCCCTATCTCGAACCGGCGTCCATCGATGAGGCGTATGCCGACATTACTCCCGGCAGAACCGGCTCGCACCCGGTTGTTGTCGCTCGCCGTATTCAGACCGCCGTGGAACGGCTTGGCGTCACCTGCTCTATCGGGCTTGCGACTTCGAAGACGGTCGCGAAGATCGCTTCTGACCATGTGAAACCACGCGGATTGACCATCGTCGCCCCCGGAACGGAGAGCGCGTTTCTCGCGCAGCTTCCGGTTCGCGCGCTTCCGGGTATCGGTGCGGTGAGCGCTGAGCGGCTCGAGCGTGCTGGTGTCACCACGCTCGGCGTACTCGGCGCACTCGATCAGCTGACAGCAGGCGAGCTTCTCGGCTCGCACGGTTCTACTATGGTTGCTCGCGCAACCGGTGTCGACGACCGTCCGGTCGCTGTGCGTCAAGGCGCGAAGTCTGTTTCCAATGAGCGGACGTTCGCTGTCGACGTGCGCGAGGCCGCCGAGATTCGATCGGCCATCATCGCACTTGCACGAAAGGTCTCGGCGCGCCTGCGTCGCAAAACATCGGCTGGACGAACGGTGACTCTGAAAGTGCGATACAGTGATTTTACGACTCGCACCGCGCAGCGTACCCTTCCGGTGGCGACTGCTGATGCCGATGAGATCGTGGCAACAGCGCTCGACTTGCTTTCTGGAGTATGGTCTCCTGGCGTCGGGATCCGGCTGCTCGGAGTTGCCGTAAGCGGGTTCGAGACGCCATCGACCCAGCTCGATTTGCTCGGCGAGGTTGTCCACCACGAGAGTCGTGAACGTGAGCGGCTCGCGCGAAGCATCGAGTCGGTCAAGGAGCGGTTTGGCGAGGACGCGATTCGCTCAGGCAGGACGATAGGTGGACGCCCGACGCCGTGA
- a CDS encoding deoxyribonuclease IV encodes MRIGAHISMAQGPLAALAYARDVGCECVQVFAKSPRRWVGKTPDVEASRAFAQHRAEYGVHAVFTHTAYLINLAAVEPDARSRSIKALADEIDRARLLAADAVITHLGTDPYGDRGSAASRIASAIEAAFAEASVEADRARTPRLLLENTAGAGGTYGRDVADLAAVFSAASPEVRPLLGVCIDTCHAHVAGIDVSSPDAWRALVAAVESGCGEGVIRALHANDAMYPFGSKRDRHAWIGDGTIGYQGFSAMLGAPLDEDVCILTEMPGEVPIKDMENIGRLKRLRTDAKGAPSGSAKLDGCPHTRVPLA; translated from the coding sequence ATGCGCATCGGCGCACACATCTCGATGGCCCAAGGCCCGCTCGCGGCGCTCGCCTACGCGCGCGATGTCGGCTGCGAGTGCGTGCAAGTCTTCGCAAAGAGCCCTCGCAGGTGGGTGGGAAAGACCCCCGATGTCGAGGCGTCCCGCGCGTTCGCACAGCATCGCGCCGAGTACGGCGTACACGCGGTGTTCACTCACACCGCGTATCTGATCAACCTCGCCGCTGTCGAGCCGGACGCGCGTTCCCGTTCGATCAAAGCCCTTGCCGATGAAATCGATCGCGCACGTCTGCTCGCCGCCGACGCTGTCATCACGCACCTCGGTACCGATCCCTACGGTGATCGCGGTAGCGCCGCTTCGCGGATAGCAAGCGCAATCGAGGCAGCATTTGCCGAGGCGAGCGTAGAAGCTGACCGCGCGCGCACCCCCCGGCTCTTGCTAGAGAACACCGCTGGTGCCGGTGGAACGTACGGGCGTGACGTCGCTGACTTGGCCGCGGTCTTCTCGGCCGCATCACCTGAAGTTCGGCCCCTACTCGGAGTGTGCATCGATACCTGCCACGCCCACGTTGCGGGTATCGACGTAAGCAGCCCGGATGCATGGCGCGCGCTCGTTGCCGCTGTTGAGTCAGGTTGCGGCGAAGGGGTGATACGCGCGCTGCACGCGAACGATGCGATGTATCCGTTCGGGTCGAAGCGCGACCGTCACGCCTGGATAGGCGATGGCACCATCGGATACCAGGGGTTCTCGGCTATGTTGGGAGCACCGCTCGACGAGGACGTGTGTATCCTCACCGAGATGCCAGGCGAGGTGCCGATAAAGGATATGGAGAACATTGGACGCCTCAAGCGCCTGAGGACAGACGCGAAAGGAGCGCCAAGCGGATCAGCCAAGCTCGACGGTTGCCCGCATACGCGTGTGCCTCTAGCATAG
- a CDS encoding extracellular solute-binding protein: MSKQSMYVVLAVVLVAVAFVAGRFLGGAEPQQTPTAESPDEAPKFVNVYTSRHYGVEPVFERFTEETGIEVRFTSGADALLRERLKAEGENTPADMYIAVDAGNLWLAAEDGLLESIDSQTLRDNIPEELRDADGRWFGLTQRVRTILYHPDRVTPEQLSTYEALADPMWNGRLFMRPSTHSYTQSLVSSLIAEHGPAGAEEIVRGWVANQPTYIDSDTKILEALAAGEGDVAITNHYYLGRLLEENPDFPIRVFWANQDDRGAHVNISGAGITANAPNRDNALALLEWLSGTGQEIFASSNHEFPANPEAEAHPIIQEFGPFKADPLNKGEFGRLQADAVKLLNTVGYE, translated from the coding sequence ATGAGCAAGCAGAGTATGTACGTGGTCCTCGCCGTGGTCCTCGTCGCCGTGGCCTTCGTGGCCGGCAGATTTCTCGGTGGCGCCGAACCGCAGCAGACTCCAACCGCGGAGAGCCCTGACGAGGCACCCAAATTTGTCAACGTCTACACGTCCCGTCACTACGGTGTCGAGCCTGTGTTCGAGCGTTTCACGGAGGAGACCGGCATCGAGGTCCGCTTCACCAGTGGTGCCGACGCGCTTCTGAGAGAACGCCTCAAGGCGGAGGGCGAGAACACGCCCGCTGACATGTACATCGCTGTCGACGCGGGCAACCTCTGGCTCGCCGCCGAGGACGGACTCCTGGAATCCATCGATAGTCAAACGCTACGGGACAACATCCCCGAGGAGTTGCGCGATGCTGACGGGCGCTGGTTCGGCCTCACTCAGCGCGTGCGCACTATCCTCTACCACCCTGACAGAGTGACTCCCGAGCAGCTGTCGACGTACGAGGCGCTCGCCGATCCAATGTGGAACGGCCGCCTATTCATGCGTCCCTCGACTCACTCCTACACTCAATCGCTGGTCTCGAGCCTCATCGCAGAGCACGGACCGGCAGGTGCCGAGGAGATCGTGCGCGGTTGGGTGGCGAACCAGCCAACCTACATCGACAGTGATACTAAGATCCTCGAGGCTCTGGCGGCAGGCGAGGGTGACGTCGCTATCACAAACCACTACTATCTCGGCAGGTTGCTTGAAGAAAACCCCGACTTCCCGATTCGCGTGTTCTGGGCGAACCAGGATGATCGTGGAGCTCACGTCAACATCAGTGGAGCCGGTATTACCGCAAACGCACCAAATCGCGACAACGCGCTTGCGTTGCTTGAGTGGCTGAGCGGAACCGGACAGGAGATCTTCGCGAGCAGCAACCATGAGTTCCCTGCCAACCCGGAAGCTGAAGCACATCCCATCATTCAGGAGTTCGGTCCGTTCAAGGCCGACCCGCTTAACAAGGGAGAATTTGGACGCCTTCAGGCTGACGCGGTTAAGCTACTAAACACTGTCGGCTACGAGTAG